GCAACATCAtatctaataataccaCTTTGTCTATTAACCCAAAAACTTTGTTCTTTAGAACGTAAAATCCTATCAACTTCTTCTTCGTTCAATAAGGtaatactatttttatcataCATGCTATTATCTTGATTATTATCTTGCTTATTTTGTTCAGCCGGATTGGTTCGACTCTTTGTGGAATATAAACTTAATTGGCTAATTGAGTCTAAAGatattctattaaattttggGTAAAATATGGAAACGGATGAAAGTAATAGCAAACTAGAACctgtaaataaaattactttattatttttccaaCTACCATAGCcgtttttatttcttttattacGGGACGAGACTGAATCAGATGcagaagaaatatttttcacaGTCGAGATATTAAGAAACttgttatttttagttAATTCTAAATATGTCTTAGGATTTATCTTACCCAACTCTATTATTAGTTTAGACCTTTTCAATAACGGTCTTTTGCATGTTATCCTTAGCATTTATTATGActtcaattatttaattcctGAACCTTGTTTAGCGCTTAATCACTCGGAATGATGAGCTTTCCtattcttcttctattcaagaatattcaataaatattaagcTAGTATCcgggaaaaaaaatacttgaTGATTGTTTCTTGAACAAGGATCTTCTTTAAGCTACtacaatatttataatttactatttatttatttatgttgtttgttttttctattttatttttgtttaatgGATCAGTTCATTCAATTAGGTTATTCCTGTTTCCCGGGGGCGGCTTACCAGGAATTTTAGGATTCAAAGATGTCACATAAAATCATATTCGCTCccaaaatgaattaattttgaaaaataagaaataaagaactaaagaaattagggaaaaaaaataaaaaaatcgaTTAAAGCTTGATGAAAgcaattatattaaaacataaagaaaattattaatatcaagTTTTTATCAAGCagagaatttttaaactaaGGTTACTCGTAATTggaaacaaaaaaacagTTTTACTATTGTTTGATAAAGCAATGGGGATATCCATATGTCATCGAGGGATATATACAATATCCTTTTATGTCCCGTACAAAAGATAATAGTGACAACTATTAAGTTTATCACGGTTACTTCCAATGTATATTTGAGAGAACCTTTTAATAATCCATACCAATTTATAGTTACTTATCTttacttttctttctttttctttttttacaatATCTAGAAAGGTATTTAATAGTGGCTCATTTCAACGAGTCATGTAGTATATATGCATTCCAATTAGGGAATAGATCCAAATTGATATTCCATAATATGTGACACAACCAGGGCTCACAACCTCAAtggtaaaaaatttcaaaaaaattaacttgAAATGCTCCGATACGGGGAGTCGAACCCCGGTCTCCACGGTGAAAGCGTGATGTGATAGCCGTTACACTATATCGGAATAGTAATTATGAAAGGATATCAACTATATATCTGAATATTTCAGGTTGGAGTGATAAATTGTTAgcaaaattttgaattagtaAAACTGAAAATGCCAgtcttaatattttgtcGTAGATTGTTCTACGGTCAGTTATAATTCTTGCTATATAGAATGTATATGTTACCCGGTTTTCGAATTCAGCCAggaattaatataaaatttggtTGTTTCGTTAAACAGAATACTCTTTCCGAATATCCATATTCACAGAACGTTCCTCTTATATAAGACCTATGTCTCGTCAGACACAAGCTTCCTGGACATAACAATAATGTTCTCATCAGAACCGGCGTTCTGGAAGATACTCTTGACGAGCAGAATTGTAACTGCAGTCCCAATCCATAGACTACGCCTACCGCATAATCTCTGCCGATGATAGTAGTACGGTACCTCAATATTTACCTATCATCCCACTTGTAGAGTTAACTCAGAAGTTAACCTGCTTCTAACTTGTATCTGATATCTACAGGCTCTACCTGTAGATTATCTCAGATCTCTTGTCTTCTTAGATACTCCTGTATCTAAGAAGACCCGATGACAGATTACGCTATCCTCTTTCGGAATACATTCTTCCTGTGCACATTTTCAAGCTACATACTTATTCATCTGTATAAGCTCCAAAGTCTGGCTTCTGCACACGTGACCATACAAGCCCTTGGTCACATGTCCTAACTGAATCTACCACAGTTACACTATATCGGATTTTTACATTCTAGAATGTTTTATTGATCACCGTATTCTTCGAGAAGGATATTTGGACCAATATTCTTGTACATTTTATGGAATAAAATACCTAAGCATGGTGTATCTGCTCTAATATTGCTTAACTAAATATGTCACAAGAGtgtgctggaatatgattatatcattttctattaagtggtaaaagactttttatcacgtgacatattgtttaaaatgtgtttttctgtttatatcgaaaaacactatttaaaaaatatattcattttagttatagtatttactatatatttctaattaaagtaatcgtctttacatcttaaacactgtataacaatgtctaactctcttgaatcccagtagAGTGGATGGTAGAATTGGTGATATATGTTtctgataaatttttaaattaatggACACgtatttgatatattttatccTAGATACCGTACCAATAACTCCTCAGAATAAACTACGAGACTAGTATCCGTACACCCGagattagaaatatattttagtaTAGAATAAAGGTAAGCcttcaataaatttcttaCTGTAGTAGGAATGCTTACCGAATACTTGTATACATACCATGgaagaaaattttatatattgaggtcaaaatagtaaaaattaCATAATATGACCAATATTAACTGATGTTCTGCTAAGTCCTACCAATAACAGCCTTGccactaataatactttcttttttgttataATTTATGGAAAGATTAAGTAGTTAAATTTCAAAGCTAATATAATATGTATCAATACAGGATTCCAAACAGGTATCGAACCCAActataatttattaccaTCAATTTGACACTTATTATAgaacttttttaatatttctattatattCTTGATTAGAGGAGAGCTTTAGCTTATTTATATATGGCAAAGCATAATATTCACATAATCTGTTAATTACAAGTACAATTATAGATAAGCCATGTATAATATACAATAGTATGTTACTAACTACCAAGATTCTCCTAAAGACAATCCCcacaaaaataattaaatgaCATGTTTCTTACACAAGAACTTATCCATAATTTATACCAAATCGAAGTTGATTACTTAAATAATTGgaacaattttaataaagtaGTTATGCTTgagtaaaaaattaacataAACTACCAAAAATTTGTATGCAATAGTAAAACTAATATATAAcatgataaaaaataaaacatatTTACGGTCATTCGACCATTACGCCCTTAGAATTCCTATCCTTCTTGAAATTTAAGagtaatatatatattaaaaaaacaaaaacaaaaaaaaagccaGCTATATTGAATAGAAAAACTATTAGTCCCTTCTCACAAAGTACAACAATGTAATTTAAAGAGCAACTATAAACGAGGGATAGCTATATTTctccaaataataaatcgtaattttttttatcaattagggtattttaaagatagaaaaatatacatGAGATACCCAAATATCAAGatggaatttttttaacaaaattaaaataaaacctAAATTGTAACATAACAAAGTTTAATTTTCAGTTAAGAGATTTTAAGAGTTTATACAGTAGCATAATCTTTATTGGTTGTGCTGGGTTTTTAAACacaattttctattaaagGCGAATGGCTTTAAAAACTGAGGGaggaaattaaaaaagcGGCATTCTTTTAAGAGTGGttagatatatatagttttgacaaaaaatatgaaaactGGAccttaaaaaataaaataaagtatATCATATAAGGTAAATTGCcaacaatattaataacatGGAGagtattcaaaatttttacaataCTATCCTGAAGTCGTCACATCCAATTCTACTGGCTATTCATCTTTCAGCAAAGGCGGCTCctattgtattttatatattaggTTCTCTCTTTTTGGGTTTTACAGCTCAATTTATTACATTAGTCATATTATTTGCCATTGATTTTTACTTAACAAAGAATATCAGTGGTAGAAAGCTAGTCCAATTACGCTGGTGGTATGATTCTACAGGCCAAAAAGCTACATCATTTACTTTTGAATCATATAAACAATATGGGCCAGGACCACCGGTTAATGCAATTGATTCAAAGCTGTTTTGGTGGTCACTATATCTAACTCCTGTAGTTTGGGTAGTTTTTGCAATTTTTTGCGTTTTAAGATTGAAACTGTTTTATCTAATTGTTGTGCTGGTTGGTGTTGGGTTAACAGGTTGGAACGCATACGGATTCCGTTGCTGTGATAAATGGGatccaaatgaaaatgCATCATCAAGCAACTCCTGGTTCCAATTACCTGATTTATCAAGCTTTGGTAATTTGTCAAACTTGGTAAGAATACAAGGGTTTTTCAATAGTTCTAATAGAAATTGAATTAGTTTTCTGTACATCTGTGTAAACACACCTGGTTTTCAACTTATACAtctctatatatatatatatacattaattattcagtgaacaaaaaaaagaaacaagaaacattttaaatataatatacagaaataaaaatacttaGTTGTAATGTAAAATACATAGTTAATGGTGAAAGTTGATCTATCAAGAAAAGTTCttgtaaataattaattgaattaaaatccAGATAACtagtaaataaaattgcCTATCTTCTCTTATAGATGCACGGTTTTAATAACCATTTACCTTCAGCAATCTTTTGTCTCTTtgtttctaattcttctttttcagTTTCGACCTCTATGAATTTCTGTCTTCTTTCTAATTTGGCTCTTCTTTCAGCAATAATATCTTCAGAAggtttaaaaaattcaaatctagtaaacattttattactatcaTCGGTTGTTTTATGGAAAAACcctaataatttcaatgcATTCACAAATTCATCACCTTTGCCATCTGCAAATCTGGATTTAATTTCGGAAATCCATAATTCACCATCTGGTGCTAAGATTCTGTATGCTTCCTTaataaaatctaaaaaGTTAGTACCCATTAATGCTAAACAAAAAACTACAATTGAACAAGAATTATCTTCTAGAGGAACGTTTTTAATATCCGCAACAGTAATTCTTTCGTTAGCTTTCTTTAAATCAAAACTATGAACGATATGTTTCTTTAGGTGGTTTTTTTTAGCCGATTTATTGTAgcttttaaagaatttattaacatCAAGTGCCAACTGAGCTTCACCACATCCCATATCGGCAATTACGATagttttatcttttaaaccACGTAAACCACCTGGTGCATTAACAGGTCTCTTGGATCTGGCACGTATTTGTTCAACAAAGACGTTAACTGGATTTTCTGGCCATGTCTGGACCTGTGATCTAAACCCATCATGATACTCATCAAAAATCTGAGGCTGGTCAGTAACAAGTTTTAATGCCTCCTTAGAAGGGATGGTGTATAATTGCTCGTTAATCCATCTAAATCTAGATCCAGATAATTTTGCCATCATTTTTTGTTGTAATGgagttaattttttggcTGGCATTTCAACATGCGATTGCTTTTGTTCTGGCTCCTCTTTGATATCCTTATCATTATGCTTTCTCTTACGTTTTTTAGATTTCTTTT
The window above is part of the Henningerozyma blattae CBS 6284 chromosome 2, complete genome genome. Proteins encoded here:
- the RRP8 gene encoding 25S rRNA (adenine645-N1)-methyltransferase (similar to Saccharomyces cerevisiae RRP8 (YDR083W); ancestral locus Anc_8.215), with the translated sequence MSLFQVEGWNLKTDKVAYGNANQKKTKTKTKTKTKAKKSAKHSNESKQIDDAQKHNENTEEVFEEAITNNDAENDATEKKSKKRKRKHNDKDIKEEPEQKQSHVEMPAKKLTPLQQKMMAKLSGSRFRWINEQLYTIPSKEALKLVTDQPQIFDEYHDGFRSQVQTWPENPVNVFVEQIRARSKRPVNAPGGLRGLKDKTIVIADMGCGEAQLALDVNKFFKSYNKSAKKNHLKKHIVHSFDLKKANERITVADIKNVPLEDNSCSIVVFCLALMGTNFLDFIKEAYRILAPDGELWISEIKSRFADGKGDEFVNALKLLGFFHKTTDDSNKMFTRFEFFKPSEDIIAERRAKLERRQKFIEVETEKEELETKRQKIAEGKWLLKPCIYKRR
- the TVP23 gene encoding Tvp23p (similar to Saccharomyces cerevisiae TVP23 (YDR084C); ancestral locus Anc_8.216) codes for the protein MESIQNFYNTILKSSHPILLAIHLSAKAAPIVFYILGSLFLGFTAQFITLVILFAIDFYLTKNISGRKLVQLRWWYDSTGQKATSFTFESYKQYGPGPPVNAIDSKLFWWSLYLTPVVWVVFAIFCVLRLKLFYLIVVLVGVGLTGWNAYGFRCCDKWDPNENASSSNSWFQLPDLSSFGNLSNLVRIQGFFNSSNRN